TCTTTGAATTCTTTCATCTTCTCTTCAAGTACTTTCATGCGTTGTTGGTCGCGCTCGTAAATTTCCTTTAGCTCGCTTTCGGTGAGTTTTGTAAGCAGTTTTTCGCGTTCTTCAAGTAATTGATTGAGTTTTTCGTAGTCTTCATTCTCTATGGCTTCATCGATTTCCTTCTCAATAGTTAATATATCACGCTCAATTTGATTTTCCATGGTCAATCACTCCAAACTTGCTAGCTTTTAGACTTTGACGCTTTGTTTTCTAATTCATCGAGGATTTCTCTTACAGTTTTCAGAGAAACAGGATGCACAAAATTCGGTGCTAATTCATACATCGGTTTCACAAAGAATATTCTATTCTCAAAATCGTAATGCGGAACGGTTAGTACATCACTCTTGATAACCAAATTCCCGTAGAACAAAATATCCAAATCGATGATCCTTGGCCCCCATTTTTCGATGCGCACTCTTCCCATTTCTCTTTCTATTCTGAGTAGTTCATTTAAAAGCTCGTCTGGTGCAAAGTTGCTTTCTATTTCCACGACACAATTCAAGAAAGAAGGTTGATCTGTTTTTCCGTAAGCTTCTGTTTCGATAATACTCGATACGGAAAGTACTTTTGATATTTCGCTTAGTTTTTCGATAGTCTTTTGTATGTTTTCTTCACGATTTCCCAAGTTTGTTCCAATACCTAAGAACACTTTACCGTGCAATTTCTCAAGTACAACAGTTGCGAATGCGAACGAATCGTGCGATAGTGAGGCATGAATGTAGTTGTAAAGACCGTTTCTTGATGGCTTATAGCGGTGATGCATTGCGTAAAGACTACCGTCAATTCTGTTTAAGAAAGAAATATCCTGAAACGAGTTTCCCGATAAACCTCTCAAGAGTGCTTTGAAGTAACTCTCTTTTAGTGCGAACCTGCCTGCGACGTATTCTTTAGTTATCTTCCCACCTTTATTTTTTCTTTCTTCTTCGGTAAGTATCCGTCTTTGGAGTTTTTCATCGACTCTGGAGATATCGACGATGTCGTTGCCCAGACCTATTATCAAATCGGGTAGCCTCCTTCGTACTCGTTAACGATAGACCAGTCAACGCAGATCTTCTCATCGTAGCGCTTTTTTAGGTACTGCTTTCCGACCTCACCCAAGATTGCGTAAATGAGCAAATCTTCATCAGTTGAAGCTAAAAGACCTATTTCTTTTTTTCTCTTTTCGAGTTCTGGTTCGATGTAATCTGCAGGTCTACCCTCTATCGGTTTTTCGTCACCCAGAATTTTTTTAACCAACTCTTCATCAATTGGTGCAGGTGGTCTTCCATAAAGGCCTTTTACGTAGTCTTTGACTTCCCTTGTGACTTTTGCATACCGTTCACCCGTTAACACGTTGAGTACTGCTTGCACACCGACGATCTGGCTTGTTGGTGTAACCAACGGAGGATAGCCAAGGTCTTTTCTCACGCGCGGGATCTCTTCAAGAACAGCGTCGAGTTTGTTGAGCATCTTTTGTTCGGCAAGTTGTTTAACAAGGTTAGAATACATTCCACCCGGAACTTGCGAGGTAATTATCCTGTGGTCTATACTGTACATCTTAACATCGTACTCTTCGTATCCCTTTCTTACCTCGGCAAGATACTTCACGATCCTGTCAACCTTTTTCCAGTCTATCTCTGGTAACGATTTGTATTCATTCCATGAGTAATAAATCGGTTCGAATGCGGGTTGGCTCGTTGTCATTGCAAACGGTGAAAATGCAGTATCAAGAATATCCACACCGGCTTCAATAGCGGCCAAGTACGCAAGTTCACCAAGTCCTGCTGTAGCGTGTGAATGTACTTCGACGGGCAAATCGAACTTTGATTTCAAGTTCTTGACCAGTTCTGCGGCAACCTTTGGTGTGAGCAGACCTGCCATGTCTTTTATACACAAAGAATGAACACCGCGTTCGACAAGCTGCTTGGCGTAGTTCATGTAGTACTCGATGGTATGAACTGGACTGACGGTATACGATATTGCACCTTGAACATGCGCACCGCACTTCAAGGCAACCTCTATGCTCTTTTCCAAATTTCTTATATCGTTCAGCGCATCGAATATCCTGATTACCTGTACTCCGTTTTCAACTGTCTTTTTAACAAACAGTTCCACAACATCGTCCGCGTAGTGTCTGTAACCAACGAGGTTTTGTCCACGCAAAAGCATCTGGACTTTGGCGTTTTTCAGTTTTGACCTAATCTGCCTCAGTCGTTCCCATGGGTCTTCGTCCAAATATCTCACGCATACATCAAACGTTGCCCCACCCCAGACTTCAAGAGCTTGGAACCCCATACTGTCTACTTCTTCTATTATCCCAAGTATATCCCTTGTTCTCATTCTTGTGGCGATTAACGATTGGTGTCCGTCACGGAAAGTGGTATCTGTGAACATATTAAGCTGTGCCAATTTGATCACCTCTTTTTTAATGCTGTTTTCAAAAATAATTATAGCACCTTTGTGAAAAGTATAAAGTCGTATATCGTAAAGCAAACAAGAGAAAAGTAGCGCATCAGCTATATTGGTTATGATAGACCACACTGTGAAAATCTGGTATAATTTAAAGGAAAAGAGTGTATTCTAAAAGGAGGTCAGGAGGATGGGTCAGGAAAATTATGGTACAAATATCCAAAGGGAACATCATTCAAGACATTCAGCTCAAAGTTCTCGAATTTTCGGTAAAAGGGAATCAAAATTACCAAAGTGGGAGTTTTATTTTGTCATCTTGGTTGGGTTTATAACCTTTGTATTTGGATTTATCTCCACAGCCGTTTATTTTGCCGTGATGTACATCTCTCCTATCGTTTCAAATCTCACGGGCTTTACTTTTTTGGAGTCAAGGTTTTTGCTTTTCACTTTGGCGATGCTGACGTTAAGCGGTTTCTTGCTGGCGGTTTATCCTTATTCAAAGGCTCTTGATGGAAATTCTTCTTTGTTTATAATCCTTTCGTTTATTGCATCAGGTATAGCACTGGGAGTTCAGGTTTACAAATTAGCGTTCAACGGACCTACCTGGATTGGGCTGGATCTACTTGGTGAGCATGGTAATACCCTTGAAATGATGTACTTGGGTGCGGTGTACTTTGTGTACAATTTGATATTGTTCGTCTTGATATACACAATAATGAAAAAGGAGTTCGAAGAATAAGTTATGAGGGTGCTTGGGATAGTAGTTGAGTACAACCCATTTCATTACGGGCATTTGCACCATTTGAGAGAGTCTATAAGGCTTGTTAAGCCTGACTACGTTGTTGCAGTGATGAGTGGGAATTTTTGCCAACGCGGTGAACCTGCTATCGTAAACAAATATGCACGTACGAAGATAGCGCTGC
The DNA window shown above is from Fervidobacterium changbaicum and carries:
- a CDS encoding pyruvate carboxylase subunit B; the encoded protein is MFTDTTFRDGHQSLIATRMRTRDILGIIEEVDSMGFQALEVWGGATFDVCVRYLDEDPWERLRQIRSKLKNAKVQMLLRGQNLVGYRHYADDVVELFVKKTVENGVQVIRIFDALNDIRNLEKSIEVALKCGAHVQGAISYTVSPVHTIEYYMNYAKQLVERGVHSLCIKDMAGLLTPKVAAELVKNLKSKFDLPVEVHSHATAGLGELAYLAAIEAGVDILDTAFSPFAMTTSQPAFEPIYYSWNEYKSLPEIDWKKVDRIVKYLAEVRKGYEEYDVKMYSIDHRIITSQVPGGMYSNLVKQLAEQKMLNKLDAVLEEIPRVRKDLGYPPLVTPTSQIVGVQAVLNVLTGERYAKVTREVKDYVKGLYGRPPAPIDEELVKKILGDEKPIEGRPADYIEPELEKRKKEIGLLASTDEDLLIYAILGEVGKQYLKKRYDEKICVDWSIVNEYEGGYPI
- the folK gene encoding 2-amino-4-hydroxy-6-hydroxymethyldihydropteridine diphosphokinase; amino-acid sequence: MIIGLGNDIVDISRVDEKLQRRILTEEERKNKGGKITKEYVAGRFALKESYFKALLRGLSGNSFQDISFLNRIDGSLYAMHHRYKPSRNGLYNYIHASLSHDSFAFATVVLEKLHGKVFLGIGTNLGNREENIQKTIEKLSEISKVLSVSSIIETEAYGKTDQPSFLNCVVEIESNFAPDELLNELLRIEREMGRVRIEKWGPRIIDLDILFYGNLVIKSDVLTVPHYDFENRIFFVKPMYELAPNFVHPVSLKTVREILDELENKASKSKS
- a CDS encoding flagellar protein FliT encodes the protein MENQIERDILTIEKEIDEAIENEDYEKLNQLLEEREKLLTKLTESELKEIYERDQQRMKVLEEKMKEFKETALKTETGKKMVQSYIQTESKGQEIDRQG